The following coding sequences lie in one Musa acuminata AAA Group cultivar baxijiao chromosome BXJ1-8, Cavendish_Baxijiao_AAA, whole genome shotgun sequence genomic window:
- the LOC135587087 gene encoding uncharacterized protein LOC135587087, whose amino-acid sequence MPFCDSSENGTRIFYKRFGHGSTKVLLITGLAGTHESWRPQLKGLTGAAGANVDEDAVAAVGDEGLDVRDREAQEGIEVCCFDNRGMGRSSVPTNRAEYTTSIMAKDALALLDHIGWKKAHVFGHSMGAMIACKLAAMAPDRVCSLALLNVTGGGFECLPKIDRQMISLAYRFFRAKTPEQRAIVDLETHYTKGFLDEYVGSCTRRDILYQDYVKAISSSGMQSNCGFEGQVNACWNHKMTSKELDTIRSSGFLISVVHGRYDIIAQLDHARRLAEKLQPAARMVELHGGHLVSHERPDEVILSLLELINASKSKLQPEEWSNMQEKQAGWLMIGTPLTLTNKNNGVASNLLAVYNLLGKLQLSFLYCIGFFIMGYEHMRGILKTMKPVKVAASSS is encoded by the exons ATGCCTTTTTGTGATTCGAGCGAGAACGGGACGAGGATTTTCTACAAGAGATTTGGGCACGGGAGCACCAAAGTCCTCCTTATTACCG GATTGGCGGGGACGCACGAGTCGTGGAGACCCCAATTAAAGGGGTTGACGGGAGCGGCAGGGGCCAACGTCGACGAGGATGCGGTGGCAGCGGTCGGCGATGAGGGATTGGACGTCCGCGATCGGGAGGCGCAGGAGGGGATCGAGGTGTGCTGCTTCGATAACCGTGGGATGGGCCGGAGCTCCGTGCCCACCAATAGAGCCGAATACAC AACAAGCATCATGGCAAAGGATGCCCTTGCCCTACTGGATCATATAGGCTGGAAGAAAGCTCATGTCTTTGGTCACTCCATGG GGGCAATGATTGCTTGCAAATTGGCAGCCATGGCGCCTGACAGGGTATGCTCCTTGGCCTTGCTCAATGTCACTGGAGGTGGTTTTGAGTGCTTACCAAAG ATTGATCGGCAGATGATATCCCTAGCATATCGTTTCTTCAGAGCGAAAACACCAGAGCAAAGAGCTATTGTTGACTTGGAAACTCATTACACAAAG GGATTTCTTGATGAATATGTTGGATCATGTACAAGAAGGGACATACTTTATCAA GATTACGTAAAAGCTATTTCATCAAGCGGAATGCAATCAAATTGTGGTTTTGAAGGCCAAGTTAATGCTTGCTGGAACCATAAGATGACATCTAAAGAGCTCGACACAATTCGTTCATCTGGGTTCCTGATTTCAGTTGTACATGGAAG GTATGATATCATTGCTCAATTAGATCATGCACGAAGACTTGCAGAGAAGCTGCAACCTGCTGCAAGAATGGTGGAACTTCATGGTGGACATTTAGTGAGCCATGAAAGACCAGATGAG GTTATTCTTTCTCTTTTGGAGCTGATAAATGCTTCAAAATCCAAGCTTCAGCCTGAAGAGTGGTCCAACATGCAAGAGAAGCAAGCCG GATGGCTCATGATAGGAACGCCATTGACATTGACCAACAAGAACAATGGTGTGGCAAGCAATCTTCTAGCCGTTTATAACTTACTAGGGAAGCTACAACTCAGTTTCCTTTATTGCATTGGGTTTTTTATAATGGGATATGAGCACATGAGGGGTATTCTCAAGACCATGAAGCCAGTTAAAGTTGCAGCCTCCAGTTCATAA
- the LOC103993789 gene encoding cellulose synthase-like protein G3: MTAKTFHALRVSSFVAFNRAHAFLYALAILALLRHRLACLISSPSLPLSALFLADLVLAVMWVASQVFRWRPVSRQEFPDRLLREVGSDGLPALDVFICTADPHKEPPISVVCTALSAMSFDYPTDRLSIYVSDDGGSAVTLFAFMEAARFARHWLPFCKRNRLLERSPDAYIRSNKGGDSEKMKMMYLTMKEKVETALERGYVSNDLLSSGEDDELFERWKGFTRHDHPSVIQVLLEGSKDSDITGNALPNLIYVSREKRRTSHHHFKAGALNALLRVSSTMSNAPVILTLDCDTYCSDPRSPLRALCYLLDPALSSNLAFVQFPQRFYGINKNDIYGGEIKRLYTITARGKDGILGPSYFGSGCFIPRRCLQGIPSSPSLAQEARVPSSSESVLRKAHEVTGCTYELGTKWGSVMGFRYGSLVEDYYTSFRLHCEGWRSVFCNPVRPAFLGDVPKSLNDVLGQCKRWCVGLLEVGFSRYSPLTFGTTNASLLAGLGYAYDAFWGIWCIPVATYGLLPQLALICQMPLFPKVSDPWFYLYVYLFTAAYGQDLVEFLADDGTIGRWWSDQRMWMIKGVTAYLFGSIQFALKKIGISAAEFNVTSKVMEDEQCERYERGAFDLGVQSPFFVALGTVAVVNLSSLVVGIARAATTEGFLHEQFAQLFLSGFVAANCWPIYGAMFLRSDGGRMPRTITVISLTVAGLLLLMGFLVFDV; encoded by the exons ATGACGGCCAAAACTTTCCACGCTCTGCGAGTGAGCTCCTTCGTTGCCTTCAACCGCGCCCATGCGTTCCTCTACGCCCTCGCCATCCTCGCCCTCCTCCGCCACCGCCTCGCCTGCCTCATCTCCTCCCCTTCCCTCCCCCTCTCCGCCCTCTTCCTCGCCGATCTGGTCCTCGCCGTCATGTGGGTCGCCTCCCAGGTCTTCCGGTGGCGCCCCGTGAGCCGCCAGGAGTTCCCCGACCGGCTTCTCCGGGAGGTCGGCTCCGACGGCTTGCCGGCTCTTGACGTGTTCATCTGCACCGCTGACCCGCACAAGGAGCCGCCCATCAGCGTCGTGTGCACCGCTCTCTCGGCGATGTCCTTCGACTACCCCACCGACCGCCTCTCCATCTATGTGTCCGACGACGGCGGCTCCGCCGTCACTCTCTTCGCGTTCATGGAGGCGGCCAGGTTTGCCAGGCACTGGCTGCCCTTCTGCAAGCGGAACCGCCTCCTCGAGAGGTCACCGGACGCTTACATCAGATCCAACAAGGGTGGAGACTCGGAGAAGATGAag ATGATGTATCTGACAATGAAAGAGAAAGTAGAAACGGCACTGGAGAGAGGCTATGTGAGCAATGATCTGCTCTCCTCCGGAGAAGATGATGAGCTTTTCGAAAGGTGGAAAGGATTCACCCGCCATGACCATCCTTCTGTCATCCAG GTTTTGCTTGAGGGGAGTAAGGATTCAGACATCACCGGGAACGCATTGCCGAACCTCATCTATGTTTCCAGAGAGAAACGCCGAACCTCTCATCATCACTTCAAAGCAGGGGCTCTCAATGCTCTG TTGCGTGTGTCGAGCACCATGAGCAATGCCCCGGTGATCCTCACCTTGGACTGCGACACCTACTGCAGCGACCCCCGGTCTCCTCTCCGCGCGCTCTGCTACCTTCTTGACCCTGCCTTGTCCTCCAACCTTGCCTTCGTCCAGTTCCCGCAGCGCTTTTACGGGATCAACAAGAACGACATCTATGGAGGCGAGATAAAGCGGCTGTACACGATCACCGCGAGGGGAAAAGACGGGATCTTAGGACCCAGCTATTTCGGCTCCGGCTGCTTCATCCCGCGTCGCTGTCTGCAGGGCATCCCTTCATCGCCATCGCTGGCTCAAGAAGCCCGTGTTCCATCGTCGTCGGAATCTGTTCTGAGAAAAGCTCATGAAGTGACCGGTTGCACCTATGAGCTCGGCACGAAATGGGGCTCAGTG ATGGGCTTCCGCTACGGGTCGCTGGTTGAGGATTACTACACGAGCTTTCGCCTCCACTGTGAAGGATGGAGGAGTGTCTTCTGCAACCCCGTGAGGCCGGCATTCCTCGGCGACGTGCCGAAGAGCCTGAACGATGTGCTTGGGCAGTGCAAGAGATGGTGCGTGGGGCTCTTGGAGGTCGGCTTCTCGAGGTACAGCCCCCTCACCTTCGGTACCACCAACGCCTCCTTGCTTGCCGGCTTAGGCTACGCATATGATGCCTTTTGGGGCATTTGGTGCATTCCCGTCGCGACGTACGGTCTTCTTCCACAACTGGCTCTCATCTGTCAGATGCCCCTCTTTCCCAAG GTCTCCGACCCATGGTTCTACTTGTACGTCTACCTCTTCACTGCAGCCTATGGCCAAGACCTCGTCGAGTTCCTTGCGGACGATGGGACCATCGGGAGGTGGTGGAGTGACCAGCGGATGTGGATGATCAAAGGCGTCACAGCTTATCTCTTCGGCTCCATCCAATTCGCGCTGAAGAAGATTGGGATATCAGCGGCCGAGTTCAACGTGACCAGCAAAGTGATGGAGGACGAGCAGTGTGAGCGGTACGAGAGGGGAGCCTTCGACCTCGGAGTGCAGTCGCCGTTCTTCGTGGCACTGGGCACCGTGGCCGTCGTGAACCTGAGCTCCTTGGTCGTAGGGATCGCGAGAGCTGCGACGACGGAGGGGTTCCTCCATGAACAGTTTGCGCAGCTGTTCTTGTCGGGATTCGTCGCCGCCAACTGCTGGCCGATCTACGGGGCCATGTTTCTGAGAAGCGATGGAGGGAGGATGCCGAGGACTATCACTGTTATCTCATTGACAGTCGCAGGTCTCCTCCTCCTCATGGGATTTCTCGTCTTCGACGTCTGA